In Phormidium ambiguum IAM M-71, a genomic segment contains:
- a CDS encoding EAL domain-containing protein: protein MSIVIDFQGNSRKVSKLIFFYSFLSSLWFLFTAQIFGVLGVNNSSLKYLHIVSDWIFVLFTAWLLSYSIHRVQKQLQQAREEYYNLFNNTVEGIYQVLPSGVYINANLALANIYGYDDPEEVITSCSWQILDVDYQKRAKFISNLYSNGSVCEEVFEIYRRDKSVICVVENACIVRDSFGKILYYQGTVKEITNNQNSPEREEELPEDSSTILMAVIEGMSDAVFVKNHQGRYLMTNEPGARFLGKSVNQILNAYDWELFPREVAQQIRESDRLVLMTGETITYEQNITVLDQNNLPTSRNFIVSKSVYHNAESNSLGLLSIAKDITDYKQVEEEKFQLLEQLKKDIADLAAIAEATTNTSSMVDLKQLLNSLLQQIVELLAADTAVILLEKNGYLHYINGIGIDPEIISYYEMPVGEGFAGAIAKSMEPLYVKDTINEPTIEVLNAITLTFILEQKIQTILGVPLKRNGTCLGVIHLGWCHIHSYNERELHLLEITAERCAMAIVNTELYEQTQRLQKLRQLQIERMPIGFILTDPDFHFLDWNPAAETIFGFTKEEILGKHIFTIVPESAKTNFGIVLLRLSQGDMTAHSINENITKAEKTIICEWRNTPLQETDGTIYGHLFMVQDITELRKAQEERLRYAFYDPLTGLPNRAWFLEHLGKFLQRKRENSAEIPNFAVLFLNLERFEIVKSSLGHLIADQLLIATARHLENCLRPTDKAAYLGRDEFVILLEDIPDANVAKEIANRIYQQLSLPFNVDGHEVFSSASIGIAISKDLWNSPDYQRPEDFLRAADTAMHGAKGGRTPVVFEINMYTHALSRLQLDSDLRRAIALIAKSNNKAQEFELYYQPIICLKTNKIRGFEALIRWNHPSKGLVSPSEFIPVAEESRLIIPIGQWVLKNACQQLRIWQRQFKRSLTMSVNLSGIQLEQANLTSQIEGILGEVWIAPNTLKLEITESAIMKNTESVPTLLDKIKQNKILLAIDDFGTGYSSLSYLHRFPIDTLKIDRSFVSRMSLDEENLEIVRLIVTLAHTLGMDVTAEGVENIEQVNLLKKLGCEYGQGYFFAKPLNQKAATEFLEKYF from the coding sequence ATGTCAATAGTAATTGATTTTCAAGGGAACTCTCGAAAAGTTAGTAAATTAATCTTTTTTTATTCATTTTTATCAAGCTTGTGGTTTTTATTTACTGCACAAATCTTTGGTGTTTTAGGTGTTAATAATTCAAGTTTGAAATATTTGCACATAGTCAGTGATTGGATTTTTGTACTTTTTACTGCTTGGTTACTTTCTTATTCAATTCATCGCGTACAGAAACAATTACAACAAGCTAGGGAGGAATATTATAACTTATTTAATAATACCGTTGAAGGAATTTATCAAGTATTACCTTCAGGGGTTTATATCAATGCTAATCTGGCTTTAGCCAATATTTATGGATATGATGATCCAGAGGAAGTAATTACTAGTTGTAGTTGGCAAATCTTAGATGTTGATTATCAAAAGCGAGCTAAATTTATTAGTAATTTATATAGTAATGGTTCAGTTTGTGAAGAAGTTTTTGAAATTTATCGCCGGGACAAAAGTGTTATTTGTGTGGTTGAAAATGCTTGTATTGTTCGAGATAGTTTCGGAAAAATATTGTATTATCAAGGAACAGTTAAAGAAATAACTAATAATCAAAATTCTCCAGAAAGGGAAGAAGAATTACCAGAAGATAGTAGTACCATACTAATGGCTGTAATTGAGGGGATGAGTGATGCAGTATTTGTTAAAAATCATCAAGGTAGATATTTAATGACCAATGAACCTGGTGCTAGGTTCTTGGGAAAATCAGTGAATCAAATTTTAAATGCTTATGATTGGGAATTATTTCCTCGGGAAGTAGCGCAACAAATTCGAGAGAGCGATCGACTCGTGTTAATGACCGGGGAAACCATAACTTATGAACAAAATATTACTGTTTTAGATCAAAATAATTTACCGACATCTCGAAATTTTATCGTGAGTAAAAGTGTTTACCATAATGCTGAAAGTAACAGTTTAGGTTTATTGTCTATTGCGAAAGATATTACTGATTATAAACAAGTAGAAGAGGAAAAATTCCAACTTTTAGAGCAACTGAAAAAAGATATAGCAGATTTAGCTGCGATCGCTGAAGCAACAACAAATACCTCCAGCATGGTGGACTTAAAACAACTATTAAATAGCTTATTACAGCAAATTGTTGAATTGCTAGCCGCAGATACAGCAGTAATTTTATTAGAAAAGAATGGGTATTTACACTATATAAACGGAATTGGGATCGATCCAGAAATTATTAGTTATTATGAAATGCCAGTAGGGGAAGGATTTGCAGGTGCGATCGCTAAATCTATGGAACCACTTTACGTCAAAGATACCATAAATGAACCTACTATAGAAGTATTGAATGCGATTACTTTGACATTTATTTTAGAGCAGAAAATTCAGACAATCTTGGGTGTACCACTAAAACGAAATGGCACTTGTCTTGGTGTTATCCATTTGGGTTGGTGCCATATTCATTCGTATAATGAGCGAGAACTACATCTTTTAGAAATTACAGCTGAGCGTTGTGCAATGGCGATCGTCAATACCGAGCTTTACGAACAAACTCAAAGATTGCAGAAATTACGACAACTACAAATTGAGCGAATGCCGATCGGATTTATTCTCACCGATCCAGACTTTCATTTTTTAGATTGGAATCCCGCTGCGGAAACAATTTTTGGTTTTACGAAAGAAGAAATTTTGGGAAAACATATATTTACCATTGTTCCTGAGTCCGCTAAAACTAACTTTGGTATAGTTTTATTGCGGTTGAGTCAAGGAGATATGACAGCACATAGCATTAATGAAAATATTACTAAAGCAGAAAAAACTATTATTTGTGAATGGCGGAATACACCACTTCAGGAAACTGATGGCACAATTTACGGTCATTTGTTCATGGTGCAGGATATTACGGAATTAAGGAAAGCGCAGGAAGAAAGACTGCGTTATGCTTTTTACGATCCCTTGACTGGATTACCTAATCGAGCTTGGTTTTTAGAACATTTGGGGAAATTTTTACAAAGAAAAAGGGAAAATTCCGCAGAAATTCCGAATTTTGCAGTGCTTTTTCTCAATTTAGAACGCTTTGAAATAGTTAAATCTAGCTTGGGACATTTAATTGCCGATCAACTATTAATTGCTACAGCACGACACTTAGAAAATTGTTTACGTCCTACAGATAAAGCTGCTTATTTAGGAAGAGATGAGTTTGTAATTTTATTAGAAGATATTCCTGATGCTAATGTTGCTAAAGAAATCGCTAACCGGATTTATCAACAATTAAGTTTACCTTTTAATGTAGATGGACATGAAGTATTTTCGAGCGCTAGTATTGGTATTGCTATTAGTAAAGATTTGTGGAATTCGCCTGATTATCAGCGTCCTGAAGATTTTTTGCGCGCCGCAGATACGGCGATGCACGGAGCAAAAGGTGGTAGGACTCCAGTAGTATTTGAGATAAATATGTATACGCACGCTTTGTCGCGTTTGCAGTTAGATAGTGATTTAAGAAGAGCGATCGCACTGATTGCCAAATCTAATAATAAAGCCCAAGAATTTGAATTATATTATCAACCAATTATCTGCTTAAAAACTAATAAAATTAGGGGTTTTGAAGCATTAATTCGCTGGAATCATCCTAGTAAAGGACTAGTTTCACCTTCGGAATTTATTCCCGTTGCTGAAGAAAGCAGATTAATTATTCCGATCGGACAATGGGTACTAAAAAATGCTTGTCAACAGTTACGAATTTGGCAGCGGCAATTCAAGCGCAGTTTAACTATGAGCGTAAATCTTTCCGGTATTCAATTAGAACAAGCTAATTTAACTTCCCAAATAGAAGGAATTTTGGGAGAAGTTTGGATTGCACCAAACACTTTGAAGCTGGAAATTACTGAAAGCGCGATTATGAAAAATACTGAATCTGTGCCAACTTTGTTAGATAAAATTAAACAAAATAAAATACTTTTAGCTATAGATGATTTTGGTACTGGTTATTCGTCTTTAAGTTATTTACATCGATTTCCGATCGATACTTTAAAGATCGATCGCTCTTTCGTCAGCCGCATGAGTTTAGATGAAGAAAATTTAGAAATTGTCCGCTTAATTGTGACATTAGCTCATACTTTAGGAATGGATGTCACCGCTGAAGGAGTAGAAAATATAGAACAAGTAAATTTATTGAAAAAGCTAGGATGTGAGTATGGACAAGGTTACTTTTTTGCTAAACCATTAAATCAAAAAGCAGCGACAGAATTTTTAGAAAAATATTTCTAA
- a CDS encoding cytochrome c oxidase subunit 3, which yields MQSPTIDESKTALNYHGAAEAASHHEAHPDHRIFGIIVFLIAEGMIFLGLFAAYLTFRAVAPVWPPEGTPERELLLPGINTAILIASSFVIHKGDTAVKSNNVAGLRTWFLITAIMGVIFLAGQVYEYAHLEFGLKTNIYASTFYVLTGFHGMHVCFGILLILGVLWRSLKQGHYSSENHFGVEAAEVYWHFVDIVWIVLFLLLYIL from the coding sequence ATGCAAAGTCCAACAATTGACGAGTCTAAAACTGCTCTAAATTATCATGGTGCAGCTGAGGCAGCAAGTCATCACGAAGCCCATCCCGATCACCGAATTTTTGGCATTATTGTATTTCTAATTGCGGAAGGGATGATCTTTTTAGGTTTGTTTGCTGCTTACCTAACTTTCCGCGCTGTTGCTCCTGTTTGGCCTCCCGAAGGTACTCCAGAAAGAGAGTTATTGCTACCTGGAATTAACACTGCAATTCTGATTGCGAGTAGCTTTGTGATCCATAAAGGTGATACTGCGGTTAAAAGCAATAATGTGGCAGGCTTGCGAACTTGGTTTTTAATTACTGCCATTATGGGAGTGATTTTCTTAGCAGGTCAAGTTTACGAATATGCTCATTTAGAATTTGGCTTGAAAACTAATATTTACGCCAGCACTTTTTATGTTTTGACTGGCTTTCACGGAATGCACGTTTGCTTCGGTATTCTGTTAATTTTGGGTGTGCTTTGGCGATCGCTCAAACAAGGACATTACAGTTCTGAAAATCACTTCGGTGTAGAAGCCGCAGAAGTTTATTGGCACTTTGTAGATATTGTCTGGATTGTGCTGTTTTTACTGCTCTACATTCTGTAA
- the ctaD gene encoding cytochrome c oxidase subunit I — translation MTQVQIADSANLGNTAETNTGGDWRKYFGFSTDHKVIGIQYLVTTFVFYLIGGALASAVRTELATPDSDFVSRELYNSLFTIHATVMIFLWIVPAATGGFGNYLIPLMVGAKDMAFPKLNAVAFWMIPPGGILLLSSFFVGAAGSGWTSYPPLSLMNGKAGEFIWILSVLLLGTSSILGAVNFLVTILKMRIPGMTLHQMPLFCWAMLATSALILVSTPVLAGALILLSFDLIAGTAFFNPTGGGDPIVYQHMFWFYSHPAVYIMILPIFGMISDILPVHSRKPIFGYRAIAYSSLAISFLGLIVWAHHMFTSGTPAWLRMFFMIATMIIAIPTGIKIFSWLATIWGGKLDLNSAMLFGMGFVSMFVIGGLSGIMLASVPVDIHVHDTYFVVAHLHYVLFGGSVFGLYAGLYHWFPKMTGRMINETWGRVHFALTLIGFNLCFLPMHKLGLEGMPRRVAEYDPKFAALNLMATVGAYILAVSTIPFVINAVWSWLFGPKASANPWKALTLEWLTSSPPPVENFHEEPVLWTGPYDYGIDFEEVGEEKSVEELLAEVKVDVG, via the coding sequence ATGACACAAGTTCAGATCGCAGATTCAGCCAACTTAGGAAATACAGCCGAAACTAATACTGGCGGTGATTGGCGGAAATACTTTGGTTTTTCCACAGATCACAAGGTAATTGGAATTCAATACCTGGTGACAACCTTTGTTTTCTACCTGATTGGTGGAGCATTAGCTTCCGCTGTACGTACCGAATTAGCGACTCCTGATTCGGATTTTGTCAGTCGGGAACTCTACAATAGTTTGTTTACAATTCACGCCACAGTAATGATTTTTCTGTGGATTGTTCCGGCAGCTACAGGGGGATTTGGGAATTATTTAATCCCCTTAATGGTGGGTGCAAAAGACATGGCATTTCCCAAATTAAATGCTGTGGCTTTTTGGATGATTCCCCCAGGAGGAATTTTACTTTTAAGTAGTTTCTTTGTTGGTGCAGCTGGTTCTGGTTGGACATCTTACCCACCATTAAGTTTAATGAATGGTAAGGCTGGTGAATTTATTTGGATTCTCAGCGTTCTACTGTTAGGAACTTCTTCAATTTTAGGTGCAGTTAATTTCCTCGTTACCATTTTAAAGATGCGAATTCCAGGGATGACTTTGCATCAAATGCCGTTATTTTGCTGGGCAATGTTAGCAACTTCGGCATTAATTTTAGTTTCCACTCCAGTATTAGCAGGTGCTTTAATTCTGCTGAGTTTTGATTTAATAGCAGGAACGGCATTTTTTAACCCAACTGGTGGTGGAGATCCGATCGTTTATCAACATATGTTCTGGTTCTATTCCCACCCGGCAGTTTATATTATGATTCTGCCTATCTTTGGGATGATTTCTGATATTTTGCCAGTACATTCGCGGAAGCCGATTTTTGGGTATAGAGCGATCGCATATTCCAGTCTAGCAATTAGCTTTTTAGGTCTAATTGTTTGGGCACACCATATGTTTACCAGTGGTACTCCCGCCTGGTTAAGAATGTTTTTCATGATCGCCACAATGATCATTGCTATCCCCACAGGCATCAAAATATTTAGCTGGCTAGCCACAATTTGGGGAGGCAAATTAGACCTAAATAGTGCCATGTTATTTGGCATGGGCTTTGTTTCCATGTTTGTAATTGGCGGCTTAAGTGGCATCATGTTAGCCTCTGTACCCGTTGACATTCACGTTCACGATACCTATTTTGTAGTCGCTCACTTGCACTACGTTTTATTCGGTGGTAGCGTGTTCGGACTCTACGCCGGACTATATCATTGGTTCCCCAAAATGACAGGCCGAATGATTAATGAAACTTGGGGAAGAGTACACTTTGCACTCACACTTATTGGCTTTAATTTGTGCTTTTTACCAATGCACAAATTAGGCTTAGAAGGTATGCCAAGAAGGGTGGCAGAATACGATCCTAAATTTGCTGCACTCAATTTAATGGCTACTGTTGGTGCTTACATTTTGGCAGTTTCCACAATTCCTTTTGTCATCAACGCTGTCTGGAGTTGGCTTTTTGGGCCAAAAGCTTCTGCTAATCCCTGGAAAGCTCTAACTCTAGAATGGTTGACTAGTTCTCCTCCACCTGTAGAAAACTTCCATGAAGAACCAGTTTTATGGACGGGGCCTTATGATTATGGCATCGATTTTGAAGAGGTTGGAGAAGAAAAATCAGTGGAAGAATTACTCGCTGAAGTCAAAGTAGATGTTGGCTAA
- the coxB gene encoding cytochrome c oxidase subunit II, giving the protein MKIPSNITTLIAGIVLTLVSLWYGQNHNLLPEAVSEEAPLVDNLFNMMMTIATGLFLIVQCVLIYSLFKFRKRPNDPTDGPPIHGNVPLEILWTAIPAVIILIVGVYSFEVYNSMGGLDPMAAHGTMAHHSKMSGAAIAATLPDETNSNPNPPTKIALGVGASPEEQGQTPDLNINVTGLQFAWLFNYPETGVTAGELHVPVGREVKLNISANDVIHAFWVPEFRLKQDAIPGRETQLRFTPKKPGTYPVICAELCGSYHGAMKTQVIVETPEEFDTWIQSQIAANQENLNQAVAVNPENMSTSEFLTPYAQEMGINSETLQKLHNH; this is encoded by the coding sequence GTGAAAATCCCCAGTAACATCACTACACTCATTGCCGGAATCGTACTGACCCTAGTCAGTCTTTGGTATGGTCAGAATCATAACTTGCTACCAGAAGCAGTTTCGGAAGAAGCGCCTTTGGTAGACAATTTATTTAATATGATGATGACCATTGCTACAGGCTTATTTCTGATAGTTCAATGTGTTTTAATTTACAGTTTGTTTAAATTTCGGAAACGTCCCAATGACCCCACAGATGGCCCACCGATACATGGCAATGTTCCTTTAGAAATTCTCTGGACAGCCATTCCCGCAGTCATTATTCTCATCGTTGGGGTCTACAGTTTTGAAGTTTATAACTCGATGGGTGGATTAGACCCAATGGCGGCTCATGGTACTATGGCGCATCATAGCAAAATGTCAGGAGCCGCGATCGCAGCCACCTTACCCGACGAAACAAATTCAAACCCAAATCCACCCACAAAAATCGCTTTAGGTGTCGGCGCTTCCCCAGAAGAGCAAGGTCAAACCCCAGATTTAAACATCAACGTCACAGGGTTACAATTTGCTTGGTTATTTAACTACCCGGAAACTGGTGTCACCGCAGGCGAATTGCACGTTCCCGTAGGTCGTGAAGTCAAACTCAACATTTCCGCAAACGACGTAATTCACGCTTTTTGGGTACCTGAATTTCGCTTGAAACAAGACGCAATTCCTGGTAGAGAAACTCAACTGCGATTTACTCCGAAAAAACCAGGTACTTACCCTGTAATTTGCGCCGAACTTTGTGGTTCTTATCATGGTGCAATGAAAACCCAAGTAATCGTAGAAACACCAGAAGAGTTTGATACTTGGATACAATCACAAATTGCTGCTAACCAAGAAAATTTAAACCAAGCAGTAGCAGTAAATCCTGAAAATATGTCTACTTCTGAATTCCTCACTCCCTACGCTCAAGAAATGGGAATTAATTCAGAAACTCTGCAAAAATTACACAATCATTAA